Genomic window (Jeotgalibacillus haloalkalitolerans):
ATGATGTCAAAGTTTTACCCGCATTTGGCGCTGCTGGCAATCGCGGTCGTGATCTTTCAATTTTCCGGTTTTCCAATCTCGGTTTATTATTTGCAGATTCCGTATTTTATGTTTGCAACGATTGTATTTGTCTTTGCGATTAACTTAATTACTTCAACACTTGCGACGATTATCCGTGATGTGCAGATGATTGTACAGGCTGTACTCAGAATGCTGATCTACGTGTCACCAATTCTATGGGTATCATTCCGTCTGCCGGAATTCGTCCAGGTCATTATGAAAATCAACCCGTTATACTATCTGATTGAGGGCTACAGAGCAGCATTCTTTTATCAGAACTGGTATTTCATTGAGCAGTGGGAGTACACGCTCGGATTCTGGACAGGTATGTTTGTCTTACTATTGATCGGCTCAATGATTCATGTGAAATTCAGAAATCAGTTAATTGATTTCTTATAATTAGGATGTGCCTTATGGAAAAATCAATCATTGTTAATAATGTTGCGAAAAGATATAAGTTATATCAGAAGCCGTCTGAGAAAATACTGGACCTGCTACTGCCAAAAAGCTACGGGGAGGAGTTCTTTGCGCTCCGCGGTGTAAGCTTTGAAGCGGAAAAGGGTGATGTAATCGGATTTATCGGGGTAAACGGCTCAGGGAAGTCAACGCTCTCCAATATTCTTGCGGGGATTGTGCCGCCAACGTATGGAGACGTTACGATAAATGGACAGACTGCGCTGATTGCTGTGCAGTCTGGACTGGATAATAACCTGACCGGGCGCGATAACATTGAGCTGAAATGTCTAATGCTTGGTTTTACCAAGGAGCAGATCAAGGAGCTTGAGCCTGAGATTATTGATTTTGCTGACCTTGGGAAGTTTATTGATCAGCCGGTGAAGAGCTATTCGAGCGGGATGAAGTCACGTCTTGGATTTGCGATCTCTGTCACGATTGATCCTGATATCCTGGTAATTGATGAGGCCCTGTCAGTAGGGGATAAGTCATTCGCTGAAAAGTGTCTGGATAAAATGAATGAATTCAAAGCCCGTGGAAAAACAATCTTTTTTGTCAGCCACTCAGTTGGTCAGATGAAAAGGTTCTGTGATAAAGCGCTATGGCTTGAGTTCGGTAAAGCAAAGGAATTTGGTCCGATTGAAGAAGTAATGCCAAAATATGAAAAGTTCCTTGAGGAATATAAATCAATGTCCAAGAAGGAACAGAAGACGTTCAGACAAAAAGGTGCTGAATTGCAAAGTGCATATGAGCCAATCACATGATTGTTTTTTAAGACATATAGAAGCACCCTGAATGCTTAACCATTCAGGGTGCTTTTTTCTGGATTATTTTCTTTCAATTAGATACGTTTCATTTGAAGTTCCACTGCTAATCCAGCCAGTTCCACCATTAAATCGAATCTGGTACCATTCGTTGTTTTTCACAAATTCACCACTACGAGTGATACCAATTAGAAGCTGACCTTTTGTCACGCTGCCGATGATGTTGTCATTGTTACTGGTATTTGTGCTTGAACGTACTCTTAGTGAATCTGTTACCACTTCAAGTACATTACTCACAGTAACATAGCCTGCTGATACCCAACCGGTCTGGCCATTATACTTTACCTGATACCAGCCAAGTCCATTCTCGCCAACTATATCGATTACAGTATCACGAGGGATATTTGCAAGAATTTTACTATTTGTAGTAGATGGCTTATCACGGAAGTTCAGGTTATCAGTGACTGTGCCTTTTGCCCCGGCAGGGAATGGATAGAATTCCTGTGGTGGTCCTGGTAATGGATCTGGCGTGCCGGAAATGTTTGGTACATCAAAAATTAATGTATAATCACTTAGATCCTTATACATATTTTGGATTCTTGTCGTCTGGGATAATGCCCAGCTGACATGTGTGGCGTATTGGTGCGTTGCAGGATTTTCAGGATTCCACTTCATTTTGTAGAGTGTGTCCTGGCCTGCAGAGATATAGCCACTTGAAATAAATCTTGCGCCTCCAATAATAGCTTGTTCAGGTGTAAACCACCCCTCATTATAAGCCCGCTTTGAGCCCTCAGCAACAGCAGCTCCATCAATTGCACCAATTCCAAACATATTGTATACGGTTTGTCCGTTGTACTCTACACCTTGTGCGAGAGGGGAAGTACCATTACCTGTCTCATGGAGAGCGTGAGAAATCAGGTACAACTCATTCACACCGTGCGTTTTGGAAGCTTGAATAAACGTGCTGCCCAAGCCTTCAAGTATCCCCTTGCCATTCAATACTTTTGAATTTAATTCAGAAGCAGTGGTTCCGGCAGGTTCAGATAGCACAAGAAACTGAAAATAAGAAGGGTCATTACGGTCAGCAAAGTTTGCAGGGTTCATATAATAGGATACAAGGTTTCTTGAAGCATCATAAAGTCCCTGACCATCAGCTTTCGGCATTCCTTGGCTCATTTGCAGATCAAGCATCGTGTTGAATGAAGTTGAATAATTAGTTTTATTAATAATCTCTTTAGAAGTATTCACATGAGTTTTGTGAATATATCCTGTTTTTCTTGATCCATTCACATAGACACTAGCTTCATACCAATTCTCTGAAAAAGTTTTGAATTTTAAAAGTGAATATTTGGAATAACTCTTTAACACGCCTGATCTTAAAGATGGACTCGCATAAACACTTGTGGGTTCAAAGTTTGCCCGTCCTTCTATAGCAGTTTGATTTTCAACTGCTATTTCAATATCACTCGTGTGAATATAACCTGTTCTTGCTTTTCCACTCACATAGACCGTAGCCTTATACCAGTTTTGGGAAAATGAGCTGAACTGAAGAACAGTGCCAGGTGGATAAGACTTTCTGATATCAGACGAGCTTGAAGCAAGTGAGTATACATTCGTCGGATTCTTTAAAGAAATCCCCTGTAGTGAGTTAGACACTTCATTGATATTTTCGACATCTGATTTATGGATATAAACCAAATGAGGCTGCCCGCTCAGGTAAATCTTAGCCTGATACCAATCAGCTGAATATGTTGTATAAGAGAGAATTGTTCCCTGAGCATAACTCTTCTTTGCCGGAGAGTTTTTATCAGCTGTTGTATACACATTGGTCGGGGCATTTAAGGCAATCCCTTTTAACGGACTTAATGAATCAGTTTTTAATTCAACGTCCGCAGCATTTATATACCCGATTCGCGCAATTCCATTCACGTAAACCTTGGCAATATAGAACTGGTCAGAATAATCACGGAAAGAAAGGATGGTTCCCTGACTATAACTTTTCCAGACACCTGAACCTGTGCTTGCAGATTGATAGACATTTGTATTCGGCTTAAGTGCTACACCTTCAAGTGCTTCAGCTTCCGGCTGCTGTGAATCTGAAATATCATTCGCGTTAATGAAACCGCTTCTGGCTTTTCCGTTCACATAAACCGTAGCCTCATACCAATTTTCTGAGTATTGAGTGTAGACTAGTCTGCTTCCAAAAGGATATTGCTTTAATACGCCTGAGTCTCTGGAAACATTTGAAAATACATTCGTAACCAGCTTTGAAGCGTATCCGCTGTCTCTTACAGGATTTGATACCAAAGTATCTACATCATTCACATGAATAAATCCTGAGCGTGCACGACCGTTCACATAAACCGTAGCGCTGTACCATTCAGATGACAGTGTACGATAGACGAGCTCACTACCTCTTGGATAGCTCTTCAGCACTGCAGACGATCTGCTTTGGTCAGAATAAACATTAACAGTCGCTGCAACTCCCACACCTCTCAACGTTTCTTCAACTGCAGCTGCCTGGAAAGTGCGTGCCATTGAAAAAGTTGAAGGCTGCTCAGTGATTTCTTCAGCTTCTTCTGTTTTTTCTTCTGTTACAGTTGCTTCATCAGTGCTTTCTTCAGTTTCTAAAGCTTCTTCTTCAACAGCTTTTTCCTCTGAAGGGACCGCTTCTTCAATAATTACTTCTTCTGACTCAGCAGGGGCTTCTGCCTCATCCTCAGTTAGCGCAGGCTCTTCAAGCTTGCGTTCTTCAAGTAATTGAAGTGACTCTTCTTCTGTGAACAAAAGCTCAGCATCAACATAACCTGTAAAAACTTCTTCAGTTTCAGCGTCAGTATACGCGACAAGTATGTAGGAAGGTTCTTCACTTTCCAGTTCAGTTGTCACTTCAGCCGAAGCTTCTTCTGATTCAGTTGGTTCAGCTGCAACTTCTTCAACTGTTTCTTCTGTTACTTCAGTAGAAGTCTCTTCAACAGCTTCCTCAGATACTGCCTCATCCTCAGATGCTTCAGTAGCCGGTTCTTCTGTTACCTCGTCTTCAGTAGCAGTCTGCTCATCAGCTTCTGTGCTTTCAATATTTTCAGAGACGGGCGTCTCAGCTTCTTCAGTGACTTCTGTAACTAATTCAACTGCTGTACCATCTGTAAGTGTCAGTACCACTTCACTGTCGGGATTTTCTGATTCCAGCAGGTCAATCTCAGATGATGCATCTTCACCATGAATGAATCTGATTTCTTTTTCCTGCTCTTCAGGTACCAGTTCTTCCTGCGCGTAACTGATAGATGGGAAAAGTTGCAGAATCATGGCGAATAACATGATAAAAACCGGAATTGATTTAACCTTCTTCAATCCTTACACCTCATTTTTAAATAGTAAACTGTACTCATGAACCTCCTCCAGCATTGATAACCATGACAAAACTAACAGTTAATTCCTGCAATTAAGTGTGAAAATAATTGCATTTTCATTATAGTATAATAAAAAATAGATGTGAAGTCTTAAAAATAGTGCTTTCTAAGAGTGTAAACTAGTTAAATATACACATTTAAAGCCGATATATATACAAAATCATACATTTAAAGAAATAAGAGGTCTGATTATTCGACCGGAAAAAATGATTTTTAGGTAAAAAGATGTGTTTTTTAGATTTACTGTAACTCATCCAATTTTTTGTTCACTAAGTAAATATAGTGTAAGGAAATAATTAATTGTAAATGAGGATGTATCTTTGTAAAGGAGAGTAAATAGAGGGACGTACGGAGCAAGGAGATGCGGATATTAAAAAGAACTGAAGCCAGGCCTCAGTCCTTTCAACAGCTATGATCTTCTGAGTATCCTCACAGCAATAACATTCATTAAAAACAATGGAAGTGCCATCATGCGTCCAATACGTTTAGGCTGCGTTACAAGTCTGTAGAACCACTCCAGGTTCAGCCTGATAAAAATGCCCGGTGCACGTTTTGTTTCACCTGACAGCACATCAAAGCTCCCGCCAACGCCCATTGCGATTGTGTGAGGGAAGAGGTGTCTGTACGTGTTGATCCATTGCTCCTGTCTAGGGAAGCCTGTTCCAACAAATACAAAGTCAGCTTCTGTATTCTTTACACGTTCAGCGACCTGTTCAGGATATGAATGATAGCCGTCTTCATATCCTGCAATGATCAGCTGAGGATATTGCTTCTTCAGATTAGCCACAGCCTTTTGAATGACTTCAGGCTTTGCACCGTATAAAAAGACAGACTTTTGCTGATCAGCAGCAATTCTTAGGAAATCGTGCAGGAGATCGAAGCCTGCGATTCTTTCAGGGAGCGGCTGACCGAGAATTTTTGATGCGTAGATGATCCCGATGCCGTCCGGTACCACGCAGTCTGCGCTGTGAACGATCTTTTTATATGCAGGATCCCGGTCAGCATGCATGACGATTTCCGGATTGGCGGTAATGATAAATGCCTGTTTCTTCTTATCGATATGTTCTTCCTTTATATAGGTAAGGAGTCGTTTATTTGTCGTTTTGATGAACGGAATGTTAAGGATATTAATCTTATTTAATGAGTTCAAGCCTGTCACCTCTGCGTTTAGTAGGGTTGTCAATGTTTGTAAAGGGTTTATGAAGGGAATGTAAACACTATAATTGAATGATTGCTATTTCGTAAAGGATTAGCTATACTTTGATGAGAATATTAATTTAATGTAAAGACTGAGGTGATCAAGATGCTTTTATTTGCACTGGTGACATCCTTTATCTTTGCTATGTTGATCACTCCTGCGGTTATTAAAGCCGCGCATTCACTAGGAGCTGTTGACCAGCCAAATGCCCGGAAAGTGCATTTAAAAGAGATGCCACGTCTTGGCGGTCTATCAATATATCTGGCATTTATAATAGGTGTTGCAATTGTTCAGTTAACACAGCCACTTGACTTTGATTTATATATTATCATAGCGGGCGCAACCATAATCCTGCTCACTGGTATTTTAGATGATATACACGAAATTACACCGCTGATGAAGCTCAGCGGACAGATTGCGGCAGCACTGCTGATTGCGCTTGGCGGGATCCAGCTTGAATTTATTAACCTTCCATTCGGAGGCACATTTGAATTTGGTCTGATGAGTATACCGCTGACAGTCTTCTGGATTGTCGCAATTACAAACTCCATCAACCTGATTGATGGTCTGGATGGACTGGCTTCCGGTGTTTCTGCCATTGCACTTGCAACAATCGGCTTTATGGCCGTGCTGATGGGGAATACGCTTGTTATGGTCATCGCATTCATCCTTGTCGCAGGGATTCTTGGATTTATGCGCTATAACTTCTTCCCGGCAAAGATCTTTATGGGAGATTCAGGGGCATTATTCCTTGGATTCATGATCTCAATTCTTGCCTTACAGGGGTTCAAAAACATTACAGTGATTTCGTTAATCATTCCGCTGATTATCCTTGGTGTACCGCTATCAGACACATTCTTTGCGATTATCAGACGGAGATTCAATAAAGCAAAAATCTCGCAGGCAGATAAATCACACCTGCATCACTGCTTAATCAATCTTGGATTCACACACAGACAGACTGTGCTGTTAATCTACTCAATGGCTGCACTATTCGGAGTCTTTGCGATTATCTTCTCAATGTCAACGATTTGGGGAGCCATTATCGTCGGACTACTGCTGTTTGTATCCATTGAAATCGCAGTTGAAATGATCGGACTCGTAGACAAAAGCTACCGTCCGCTGCTGAACTTCCTACGGATTGCAGAGAAGCAGCAGAATAAATCATAAATACAAAATTAAAAGCTGCCGGTGCAAAACCGGCAGCTTTTTTCATTCGAAAGTTTATTTGACTGTTGATCGTGTTAAGTACATGAGCCTCTCAAAACAGTCAGTGATTATTACATATAAAGTGCAACGGAGCGTAAGGCGGTGATTCCGGGACGAATAGAGGGAAGCTGAGACCCCACAGCCGAAGGCGAGGAGGCTCAGCAACCTCCGTCCGGAAAGCGTCCGCCTGAAGCGCAGTGTAACGATTAAAGATATAAAAAGACCCCGAAGCACCATCGCTCCGGGATCCTCTAAACACCTTATGATGAACTCAAAGCCAATTCCGCCTTCAACTGTTCCTGCACCTCAGCAATCTTCTCATCCGGCACAACATAATAATAAATATCATTGATATACTGTCCGCTTCCGCCATCAAGTGTCGTCTGCTGTACACTGCCTGCAGCTGAACGGTACTTGGACTGAATATCAACAAGCTGATTAAAAGTCAGGTTTGTCTTTACATTAGAACCAAGCGCCTGAAAGATATCCTGGAAGTTCATCAGGGAGTTCACGCTTGCACCTTCACGGATAATCCCCTGGATGACCTGACGCTGGCGTTCCTGACGGCCGAAGTCGCCGTTTGGATCTTCATAACGCATTCTTGCGTAAGCGAGTGCTTCGTCACCGTTCAGTGAGAGCTCACCAAGTGGATAGCTGTAACCGCCAGCTTCAAATTCAAGTCCGTTATTTACTGTGACACCATCAACAGCATCCACAATATCCTTAAAGCCTTCCATATTTACTTTTACATAATAATCAATCGGAATATCAAGCATATTTTCTACTGTAGACATTGCAAGCTCTGTACCGCCGAAGGCATAGGCATGGTTGATCTTATCCATTCCGCGTCCTTCAATATTTGTATAAGTATCACGCGGGATGCTGAGCAGCTTTGTTTCTTCTGTCTGCGGGTTCACGGTCATCACGATCATTGTATCTGATCTTCCTGAGTCGCCTTCACGCTCGTCTACCCCAAGCAGCAGGACAGAGAATGGATCTCTTTCTTCAAATCGGACTTCCTCCATACGTTTCTCTGATACTTCGCGGTCAATCGGCTCGTGCATTTCATTTGTTGCACTTGTCAGCGATTGGAATACAATGGCGCCATAGGCAATCGCGCTTAAAAATAACAGCCCGAGGATGATCAGCGACCACTTCAGTACCGGTCTTTTCTTTTTTCTCTTACGTTTTACTCTTTCCATGTAATAGCCCCACTTTATGTTTATTGTTGATTAAAAAAGTATGCTGACAGTGTCTCGCCCCATAATGCATTCGCTTCACTTGTCGGATCATTATCCTCTGTTAAATAGTTTTCCAGATCAGACGGCCATTCGTCCCAGTGGTCAATGTAAGTAATAGATGTACCGTCAAATCGTTCGCTGATCACTTCTACTTCGTCATTGTAATAGGAGGCGCCGGCAATCGGCTGTGATGGCATGGCAAATACTGATGCATCCATCGCTTCCAGCTCACTGATGATCTGATCCATAAAGTACTCCTGGTCATCAATCGACCAATAACCATTGTCATAAATCGTCGGCAGTTCAAACAGAATGATATCTGCATTTACAAATCTGTCATCTTGAGCCATTTCATCTGCCCAATAGTCTGACGTTTCTTCATAGCTGAAGGTTTCAATTGATGAATTGTTCAGCACTTCTGAAAATCGTTCCTCCAAAATACCGGTCCAGGCTGGTGATTCCAGTGCTGCTGAGTCAGTTGATACGAGTGTAATAGAAAGTGAATCTCCATTTGCTTCGGCGGATTTAACCTTTTCCAGAAATTCAGCAGGTAAGTCAGTGTTAAATGGCAGATCCGAACCTTCCTCCGCAGTCGCTGTTTCTTCTTCAGCTTCTGATTCTTCCTGCACTGCACTTTGTGCCTCTGTCGTCAGCACCGGACTCTTCTCATGAACAGCCTTCAGCTGACCCTGCCAGGACTGATAGCCGAAAAATAATCCGCCGGCAGTGGCGATAACAAGTAAAAAGAATAATAATTTCTTCATCCAAACGGCTCCTTTAAACAATTGCTTCATCTAATCGATTAGACCTGATTGTCATCAGAAAAATGAGACATACATCCCCCTATCCGAACTGAAAAAGCAGAATAATAAGTCATATATATTCATTATTATAGTAAACTCCCGGGTCAAATAATAGATAAGAAATGAAAAATCCCGAAAAAATTGACAATTCCTGCTGAACTCTGAAAAAGGTATGCTATAATCAAATAGTTATTTTTATTTGACAGGAGGCACCACTTGATGGAAGAAACAATTAGTCTGAAAGAATTATTTACCGTATTGAAAAAACGGTTCATGTTGATCGTCTCATTCGCAGTCATTGCCGTCTTATTAGCAGGACTTTACTCCTTTTTAATCGTGACGCCGATGTATCAGTCAACGACACAGCTGCTTGTGAATCAGGAACAGACAGAAGCTGCGAATGTACAGGTGTCTGATATACAGGCCAACCTTCAGTTAATTAATACATATAGCGGCATTATTAAGAGTCCGGCTATTTTAGAGCAGGTTTCAACACAATTAGACAATGAATTAACAGTTGCTCAGCTGAACAGTAAAATTACAGTTGCAAATGAACAAAATTCACAGCTTGTGAACGTAACAATAGAAGATGAAGATCCATATAAAGCAGCAGAAATTGCTAATCTTACAGCTGAAGTATTTCAGACTGAAATTGTTGAGCTAATGAATGTAAATAACGTGAATATCCTGTCTCCGGCAGTAGTATCAGATAACCAGAGTCCGGTCAGCCCGCAGCCATTTTTAAATATGGCGATTGCATTAGTTGTCGGCTTAATGATTGGAGTAGGGCTATCATTCTTACTTGAATATCTTGATAACTCTGTGAAGACAGAAGAAGATATTGAAAAAGTATTGGATCTCCCATTACTTGGTGTCATTAACACAATGGACAACAAAGATGTGCCAAATCAATTACACCTTCAGAAGAAGTCAGTAGGTTCAAGGAGTGAGCAGTATGGCAGCTAAGAAAAACAAAGGCTCTAATCAGCATATGAGAAATCTGATTGCACATGCCAATCCGAAAGCGGTTGCGGCAGAGCAGTACAGAACGATCAGAACGAATATACAATTTTCAGCAGTTGATCAGGAAATCCAGACGATTGTTGTAACGTCTTCCGGAGCGGGTGAAGGGAAGTCGACAACTGCCGCAAACATGGCAATTGTTTTCGCCCAGGCAGGTAAGCGGACGCTACTCGTTGACGCTGATATGAGAAAGCCCACTGTACACTATACATTCAGCCTGATTAATTCAAGAGGATTATCAAATATCCTGACGAGACAAAACAGACTTGAAGAAGTAGTAGAGGAGTCTGGGATTGAAAAGCTGCAGGTGCTTACTTCAGGTATCATTCCTCCGAACCCTTCTGAACTGCTTGATTCCCGTTCAATGGATCAGTTTATACAACAGGCAAGAGAATCATATGATGTCGTTATTTTTGATGCGCCGCCAGTTCTTGCTGTGACGGATGCGCAGGTGCTTGCAAGCCGCTGTGACGGAACAATTCTTGTCGTGCGTTCGCGTGTAGCAGATAAAGAAAAAGCTGTGAAAGCGAAAGAGCAGCTGCTGGCTGTGAAAACTAAAATTCTCGGTGTGATCTTAAATGATAAAAAAGTCGAAGCCGGTGACGATTATTATTACTATTACGGAGAATAAGAGGTGAGGATCAATGATTGATATTCACTGTCATATCCTTCCGGGACTGGATGATGGTGCGCAGACGATAGAGGATGCATTAACAATGGCTGATCAGGCGATTGAAAATGGCATCACAGATATTATCGCAACACCGCACCATCAGACACGCCGTTTTCATAATGAGTCACATATAGTAAAACGTGCCGTTCATGAACTTAATCGAAAGCTTGCTGAAACCGGACGTTCTTTGAAGATTCATCCCGGTCAGGAAATCAGAATGTACGGTGAACTGATTGAAGATCTGCGCAGCGGGACAAGTATTGCACTTGGGAAAAATCAAAATCCATATGTGCTGGTAGAATTTCCATCCAGTCAGATTCCGGTTTTTGCCCAGCGTGTCTTATACGACCTTCAGGTGGAGGGGTATCGTCCGATTATTGCCCATCCTGAGCGTAACAGTATGATTGTGGAAAAGCCTGAAAGATTACTTGAGTTAGTCCAGCAGGGGGTACTGACACAATTGACGGCGACAAGTGTTGCCGGGGAGTTTAATAAAAAAGTCCAGAAATTTTCTCTTCAGCTGATTGAGTCGAATCAGGCTCACTTTATCGCGTCAGATGCCCATAATACCGGCGCACGTGGATTTTCAATGCAGAAGGCATATCAGGTCATCACAGACCGTTTCGGCAGTCAAGTGACGTCTGAGATGAAAGAACATTCCACTTCAGTTCTTTCAGGGGAGTTATTTGTTCCTGCCCCACCAGAATTAATTAGAAAACAGAGCTTTTTACGCAGAATTTTGCCTATCTAAGGGGTTTTTACCAACAACTCTCCTTAAATAGGCTTTTTATTTTCCCAACTTTACATAAAATAAACCCAAATAATACATAAAAAATGAAAAACAACTATTCATCTTCCATCTATTGTGATACTATGTTACAAGAATCGAGCGATAAAAAGGCGAAAAAAGCTACAAATCGCCATTAAACTGTAAAAAATAATAGTACCTAAGCATTAATTCGCTTGGGAAAAACCATAGATCATTACGGTTTTGTAACAAAGTATTTACGGAGGTGGAAATCACATTGGCTTATCAGAAAAGACTGGCAGGACTTATGCTTATAGACTCATCAATTGTGATTCTATCTATCTTTATCAGCTACTATTTCTTCTTACCTTTCGGTGACCTTTACGGGATCGGAAGCGACCAGAATATGAACGTCCTAGTGACGAGTTCAATTCTGCTGCTATTAACCCATCATTTATTTGCACACTTTTTCGGGCTTTATAAAAGGGTGTGGCAATATTCAAGTCTGAATGAGCTGGTTGGGCTTGCTAAGGCAGTTACGCTATCTATTATTGTCGTCGTACTCTATCAGCTGATCTTTTCAACTTCACTTTATACAAGAACCCTATTAATCACATGGATGCTACATATACTACTATTAGGCGGTGTCAGATTCAGCTGGCGCATGTACCGGGATACATATTTCCGCCCAACTAAAAATCGTAAGCGTACGCTGGTTGTCGGAGCGGGTGCTGCCGGTTCACTTATTTTAAGAGAGCTGAACCATAATCCAAATGCAGAGCTTCAGGTCGTCGGGTTTATCGATGATGACCGCTCGAAGCACAACCTTGAAATCCATGGCGTTCCAGTCTATGGGGGCGTGGATTGTATTAAAGAGGTCGTCGAGAAGCAGCAGATCGAACATATCATTATTGCGATTCCTTCATTAGATAGAAGCGGGATTAAGCGTATTTTTGAAGAGTGTGCAAAAACAAATGCTAAAACGAAAATCCTTCCTCTATTCGGTGATCTGGCGTCAGGCCGTATAGAAGTAAACCAGATCCGTGAAGTGCAGGTTGAAGACTTACTCGGCCGAGATCCGGTTGAGCTGGATATGCAGAAGATCTCTGAAGACTTAACAGGTAAGACGATTCTGGTTACAGGTGCCGGCGGCTCAATCGGTTCAGAAATCAGCCGTCAGGTTTGCAGGTTCTCACCAGCTAAGCTGATTCTGCTCGGACATGGTGAAAATTCTATATACAAAATTGATATGGAGCTGCGCAGTCAGTTCGCTGATCATATTGAACTTGTGCCAACGATTGCAGATGTGCAGGATGGTGAACGGATTCTTGCAGTCATGAAAGAGCATCAGCCGGATGTTGTCTACCATGCTGCGGCACATAAGCACGTACCTTTAATGGAAGCAAATCCGTTTGAAGCGGTTAAAAACAATATCTTTGGTACAAAAAATGTCGCAACTGCTGCACATGAAGCAGGAGTAGGACACTTTGTACTGGTCTCTACTGATAAAGCAGTGAATCCTCCTAACGTCATGGGTGCAACAAAGCGTTTTGCTGAAATGATCGTTCAGAACCTTGCGAAAGAAAGCGATACAGTGTTTGCAGCGGTCCGGTTTGGTAATGTATTAGGCTCTCGGGGCAGTGTGATTCCTTTATTTAAAAGACAGATTGCTGCAGGCGGTCCTGTCACAGTGACTGATGAAAGAATGACACGTTACTTTATGACAATCCCTGAAGCGTCACGCCTGGTCATTCAGGCGGGTACACTTGCACGCGGCGGGGAAGTATTTGTGTTGGATATGGGAGAGCCTGTAAAGATTGTGGATCTCGCAAAGAACCTGATCCGCTTATCCGGTTATACAGAAGAAGAAATTCCAATCAAATTTGCCGGAATGCGTCCTGGAGAGAAGCTATATGAAGAGTTGTTGAATGAAGATGAAGTACAGGATAAGCAGGTGTTCGAGAAGATATTTATTGGTAAAGCAGTTCCAGTTTCGAATGTTGAGATGGAGCTATTGCTGAGAGAT
Coding sequences:
- a CDS encoding ABC transporter permease, producing MKALWTVIKEQIDNFYLIQRLGLFEIKSTNNNNYLGFAWELINPGIQLLVFWFVFGYGIRENEGVDGVPFFLWLFAGLLIWFFVQPSILHGSKSIYTRIKMIAKMSFPTSAIPSFVMMSKFYPHLALLAIAVVIFQFSGFPISVYYLQIPYFMFATIVFVFAINLITSTLATIIRDVQMIVQAVLRMLIYVSPILWVSFRLPEFVQVIMKINPLYYLIEGYRAAFFYQNWYFIEQWEYTLGFWTGMFVLLLIGSMIHVKFRNQLIDFL
- the tagH gene encoding teichoic acids export ABC transporter ATP-binding subunit TagH, which translates into the protein MEKSIIVNNVAKRYKLYQKPSEKILDLLLPKSYGEEFFALRGVSFEAEKGDVIGFIGVNGSGKSTLSNILAGIVPPTYGDVTINGQTALIAVQSGLDNNLTGRDNIELKCLMLGFTKEQIKELEPEIIDFADLGKFIDQPVKSYSSGMKSRLGFAISVTIDPDILVIDEALSVGDKSFAEKCLDKMNEFKARGKTIFFVSHSVGQMKRFCDKALWLEFGKAKEFGPIEEVMPKYEKFLEEYKSMSKKEQKTFRQKGAELQSAYEPIT
- a CDS encoding SH3 domain-containing protein, giving the protein MKKVKSIPVFIMLFAMILQLFPSISYAQEELVPEEQEKEIRFIHGEDASSEIDLLESENPDSEVVLTLTDGTAVELVTEVTEEAETPVSENIESTEADEQTATEDEVTEEPATEASEDEAVSEEAVEETSTEVTEETVEEVAAEPTESEEASAEVTTELESEEPSYILVAYTDAETEEVFTGYVDAELLFTEEESLQLLEERKLEEPALTEDEAEAPAESEEVIIEEAVPSEEKAVEEEALETEESTDEATVTEEKTEEAEEITEQPSTFSMARTFQAAAVEETLRGVGVAATVNVYSDQSRSSAVLKSYPRGSELVYRTLSSEWYSATVYVNGRARSGFIHVNDVDTLVSNPVRDSGYASKLVTNVFSNVSRDSGVLKQYPFGSRLVYTQYSENWYEATVYVNGKARSGFINANDISDSQQPEAEALEGVALKPNTNVYQSASTGSGVWKSYSQGTILSFRDYSDQFYIAKVYVNGIARIGYINAADVELKTDSLSPLKGIALNAPTNVYTTADKNSPAKKSYAQGTILSYTTYSADWYQAKIYLSGQPHLVYIHKSDVENINEVSNSLQGISLKNPTNVYSLASSSSDIRKSYPPGTVLQFSSFSQNWYKATVYVSGKARTGYIHTSDIEIAVENQTAIEGRANFEPTSVYASPSLRSGVLKSYSKYSLLKFKTFSENWYEASVYVNGSRKTGYIHKTHVNTSKEIINKTNYSTSFNTMLDLQMSQGMPKADGQGLYDASRNLVSYYMNPANFADRNDPSYFQFLVLSEPAGTTASELNSKVLNGKGILEGLGSTFIQASKTHGVNELYLISHALHETGNGTSPLAQGVEYNGQTVYNMFGIGAIDGAAVAEGSKRAYNEGWFTPEQAIIGGARFISSGYISAGQDTLYKMKWNPENPATHQYATHVSWALSQTTRIQNMYKDLSDYTLIFDVPNISGTPDPLPGPPQEFYPFPAGAKGTVTDNLNFRDKPSTTNSKILANIPRDTVIDIVGENGLGWYQVKYNGQTGWVSAGYVTVSNVLEVVTDSLRVRSSTNTSNNDNIIGSVTKGQLLIGITRSGEFVKNNEWYQIRFNGGTGWISSGTSNETYLIERK
- a CDS encoding WecB/TagA/CpsF family glycosyltransferase, with translation MNSLNKINILNIPFIKTTNKRLLTYIKEEHIDKKKQAFIITANPEIVMHADRDPAYKKIVHSADCVVPDGIGIIYASKILGQPLPERIAGFDLLHDFLRIAADQQKSVFLYGAKPEVIQKAVANLKKQYPQLIIAGYEDGYHSYPEQVAERVKNTEADFVFVGTGFPRQEQWINTYRHLFPHTIAMGVGGSFDVLSGETKRAPGIFIRLNLEWFYRLVTQPKRIGRMMALPLFLMNVIAVRILRRS
- a CDS encoding glycosyltransferase family 4 protein, which produces MLLFALVTSFIFAMLITPAVIKAAHSLGAVDQPNARKVHLKEMPRLGGLSIYLAFIIGVAIVQLTQPLDFDLYIIIAGATIILLTGILDDIHEITPLMKLSGQIAAALLIALGGIQLEFINLPFGGTFEFGLMSIPLTVFWIVAITNSINLIDGLDGLASGVSAIALATIGFMAVLMGNTLVMVIAFILVAGILGFMRYNFFPAKIFMGDSGALFLGFMISILALQGFKNITVISLIIPLIILGVPLSDTFFAIIRRRFNKAKISQADKSHLHHCLINLGFTHRQTVLLIYSMAALFGVFAIIFSMSTIWGAIIVGLLLFVSIEIAVEMIGLVDKSYRPLLNFLRIAEKQQNKS